From Rhinopithecus roxellana isolate Shanxi Qingling chromosome 17, ASM756505v1, whole genome shotgun sequence, one genomic window encodes:
- the PPM1G gene encoding protein phosphatase 1G, protein MGAYLSQPNTVKCSGDGVGAPRLPLPYGFSAMQGWRVSMEDAHNCIPELDSETAMFSVYDGHGGEEVALYCAKYLPDIIKDQKAYKEGKLQKALEDAFLAIDAKLTTEEVIKELAQIAGRPTEDEDEKEKVADEDDVDNEEAALLHEEATMTIEELLTRYGQNCHKGPPHSKSGAGTGEEPGSQGLNGEAGPEDSTRDTPSQENGPTAKAYTGFSSNSERGTEAGQVGEPGIPTGEAGPSCSSASDKLPRVTKSKFFEDSEDESDEAEEEEEDSEECSEEEDGYSSEEAENEEDEDDTEEAEEDDEEEEEMMVPGMEGKEEPGSDSGTTAVVALIRGKQLIVANAGDSRCVVSEAGKALDMSYDHKPEDEVELARIKNAGGKVTMDGRVNGGLNLSRAIGDHFYKRNKNLPPEEQMISALPDIKVLTLTDDHEFMVIACDGIWNVMSSQEVVDFIQSKISQRDENGELRLLSSIVEELLDQCLAPDTSGDGTGCDNMTCIIICFKPRNTAELQPESGKRKLEEVLSTEGAEENGNSDKKKKAKRD, encoded by the exons GATGCTCACAACTGTATTCCTGAGCTGGACAGTGAGACAGCCATGTTTTCTGTCTACGATGGACATGGAG gGGAGGAAGTTGCCTTGTACTGTGCCAAATATCTTCCTGacatcatcaaagatcagaagGCCTACAAGGAAGGCAAGCTACAGAAG GCTTTAGAAGATGCCTTCTTGGCTATTGATGCCAAACTGACCACTGAGGAAGTCATTAAAGAGCTGGCACAGATTGCAGGGCGACCCACTGAGgatgaagatgaaaaagaaaaagtagctgATGAAGATGATG TGGACAATGAGGAGGCTGCACTGCTGCATGAAGAGGCTACCATGACTATTGAAGAGCTGCTGACACGCTACGGGCAGAACTGTCACAAGGGCCCTCCCCACAGCAAATCTGGAGCTGGGACAGGCGAGGAACCAGGGTCCCAGGGCCTCAATGGGGAGGCAGGACCTGAGGACTCAACTAGGGATACTCCTTCACAGGAAAATGGCCCCACAGCCAAGGCCTACACAGGCTTTTCCTCCAACTCGGAACGTGGGACTGAGGCAGGCCAAGTTGGTGAGCCTGGCATTCCCACTGGTGAGGCTGGGCCTTCCTGCTCTTCAGCCTCTGACAAGCTGCCTCGAGTTACTAAGTCCAAGTTCTTTGAGGACAGTGAGGATGAGTCAGATGAGgcggaggaggaagaggaagacagtGAG GAATGCAGTGAGGAAGAGGATGGCTACAGCAGTGAGGAAgcagagaatgaggaagatgagGATGACACGGAGGAGGCTGAAGAGGacgatgaagaagaagaagagatgatGGTGCCAGggatggaaggcaaagaggag cCTGGCTCTGACAGTGGTACAACAGCGGTGGTGGCCCTCATAAGAGGGAAGCAGTTGATTGTAGCCAACGCAGGAGACTCTCGCTGTGTGGTATCTGAGGCTGGCAAAGCTTTAGACATGTCCTATGATCACAAACCAGAGGATGAAGTAGAACTAGCACGCATCAAGAATGCTGGTGGCAAGGTCACCATGGATGGGCGAGTCAACGGGGGCCTCAACCTCTCCAGAGCCATTG GGGACCACTTCTATAAGAGAAACAAGAACCTGCCACCCGAGGAACAGATGATTTCAGCCCTTCCTGACATCAAGGTGCTGACTCTCACTGACGACCATGAATTCATGGTCATTGCCTGTGATGGCATCTG GAATGTGATGAGCAGCCAGGAAGTTGTAGACTTCATTCAATCAAAGATCAGCCAGCGTGATGAAAATGGGGAGCTTCGGTTATTGTCATCCATTGTGGAAGAG CTGCTGGATCAGTGCCTGGCACCAGACACTTCTGGGGATGGTACAGGGTGTGACAACATGACCTGCATCATCATCTGCTTCAAGCCCCGAAACACAGCAGAGCTCCAGCCAGAGAGTGGCAAGCGGAAACTAGAGGAAGTGCTCTCTACTGAGGGGGCTGAAGAAAATGGCAACAGCGACAAGAAGAAGAAGGCCAAGCGGGACTAG